The nucleotide sequence ATCATGTAACCAACGTTCATCTTGTTTATATAGAATGGGACGCGTAATTTTCCATAAAGAACGCAGAACCCTAAATATTGATTTCGATTGGAATTCTATTTCGCAGCCGGATAAATCGTTCGGCGGTTAATAAATCGAATCGATCTCTCTGAAATCATAATTGATTGTTTCTTTTTACTGGAAATCCCAAAACCGCGATGCGGCGATAGTTATTTATCTATCCATCGGGGTTTATGGAATTTCCCATAAAAATTATTCGCATGGGCAATAAATAGTGGCAGGAGAATAGGAGAAAAATATGGCGAAGACAAACAACCAAAAGTTGCTTGCTTGGGTGGCTGAAGTCGAAACCATGTGCAAACCGGATTCCGTCGTTTGGTGCGACGGCAGTAAAGAGGAATACGACCGGTTGATGAAACGGATGGTGGAAGCCGGTCAAGCCATTAAGCTGAACGAGAAGATGCGCCCCAACAGTTTTCTCTTCCGCTCCGATCCTTCCGACGTCGCCCGCGTCGAAGATCGCACCTATATCGCCTCAACGAAAAAAGAAGACGCCGGTCCTACAAACAATTGGATCGATCCCAACGAATTGAAACGGATCATGCGAAAATTATACGACGGCTGCATGAAAGGCCGTACGATGTATGTGGTTCCCTTCAGCATGGGACCCATCGGTTCGCCCATATCCAAAATAGGCGTCGAAATCACCGATAGCGCCTATGTCGTCGTCAACAAGCACATTACAACCCGCGTAGGAGATAAAGTGTTGGAGGTTTTAGGCGAGGAAGACGAATTCATTCCCTGCCTGCATTCCATCGGCGCTCCTTTGAAAAAAGGCGAGAAAGACGGTTCCTGGCCTTGCGCCCCCATCGAACAGAAATATATTTCGCACTTTCCCGACGAAAATTTGATTTGGAGTTACGGTTCCGGCTACGGCGGCAACGCATTATTGGGGAAAAAATGCCTGGCTCTCCGCATCGCTTCCACTATGGCGCGCCGAGAAGGTTGGATGGCGGAACACATGCTGATTCTACGGTTTACCAATCCTGAAGGAAAACGCTTCCATATCGCCGCCGCATTTCCTTCCGCCTGCGGCAAGACCAACCTCGCCATGTTGCAGCCCACGGTTCCCGGCTGGAAGTGCGAGTGCATCGGCGACGATATCGCTTGGATGAAGATCGCCCCCAGCGGCCGCTTGCATGGAATCAATCCCGAAGCGGGCTTCTTCGGCGTGGCGCCGGGAACCAGTTATAAAACCAATCCCATGGCTATGGAATCCCTCAAAGAAAACTGCATCTACACCAATTGCGTATTGACGGATGACGGAGACGTATGGTGGGAAGAGATGGGCGTGGATTGCCATCATGGAATCGATTGGAAAGGCCGCAAGTGGACGCCCGAATCCGGCGAAAAAGGAGCCCATCCCAACGCCCGTTTCACGGCTCCGGCCAGCCAATGCCCGGCGATTTGCCCGGATTGGGAAGACCCGGCGGGCGTGCCGATCGATATTTTCATCTTCGGTGGACGCCGCAGCCGCGTTGCGCCTTTGGTTCTCGAATCGTTCGATTGGGATCACGGCGTTTATTTAGGCGCTAGTTTATCCTCCGAACCGACGGCCGCCGCTATCGACGTGAAAGCCAAACTGCGCCGAGATCCGTTCGCGATGTTGCCTTTCTGCGGCTATCACATGGGCGATTATTGGCGGCATTGGTTCGATATGGGCGATCGGCTGGGCAAAAGTGCGCCCAAAATATTCTACGTCAACTGGTTCCGTAAAGCGGGCGACGGCCATTGGCTTTGGCCGGGATTCGGCGATAACAGCCGCGTCCTGAAGTGGATGTGCGAGCGCGTGGAAGGCAAAGCCAAAACCGTCGAAACGCCCATTGGCTTTATGCCTGCGGAAGATGCGCTCGATTTGAACGGTCTGGATATTCCCGCGGAAGATATCCGGGAACTGTTGTGCGTAGATAAGGATGCTTGGAGATCGGAAATCCCCGATTTCGAGAAGTATTTAATCCAATTCGGCGATAGGCTGCCCGAACGCATGAAGATTCAGTTGGAAAAGGCGAAAAAGCGTTTAGCTTAGTTCGCCGGGTCGAAGGACGATTGCCGCGCTTTCGCAACAAGAGAAGTAGGATGAAGCGGGGTATTCGATCCATTATGATCTGAAAAATCATGTCCGAAAAAATTCTCACCCGCCGCCATTTTCTCCAGACTGCCGTCCTAGCCGCGCCCGCTCTCAGCCTGTCCGCTGAAGAAACTCGAACCATCGATCGCCCCAACATTATCCTGATTATGGCGGACGACTTGGGCTACGGCGACCTTGGCTGCTACGGTTGCGAGGATATCCAAACGCCATACATTGACGGCTTGGCGCGGGAAGGAGTGCGCATGACGGATTATTACGCCTCCGCTCCCGTCTGCACGCCGACGCGCTGCGCTCTACTAACTGGAAGATACCAACAGCGCGTTCCCAACATGGAATGGGCGCTGCCGCCGGGAACGCAGTCCGCTGGGTTGTTGAACCAAGAAACGACCATCGCCTCTATGCTGCGCGAAGCCGGGTATTCCACGGGCCTATTCGGCAAATGGCATTTGGGGTATCGCGAAGAATGGGGGCCCCTTCGCCACGGCTTCGACGAATTCTTCGGATTCCTTAGCGGCAATATCGATTATTTTCGGCATAAAAACCGATTGGGCGATCCCGATCTATACGAAAACGGCCAACCTGTCTCCACCGAAGGTTATATCACGGATATCATCGCCCAACACGCCGTCGAATTCATTCAGCGGCGCCGCGAAAAACCTTTTTTTCTTTATGCGCCCTTCAACGCTCCCCATTG is from Candidatus Omnitrophota bacterium and encodes:
- a CDS encoding phosphoenolpyruvate carboxykinase (GTP); translated protein: MAKTNNQKLLAWVAEVETMCKPDSVVWCDGSKEEYDRLMKRMVEAGQAIKLNEKMRPNSFLFRSDPSDVARVEDRTYIASTKKEDAGPTNNWIDPNELKRIMRKLYDGCMKGRTMYVVPFSMGPIGSPISKIGVEITDSAYVVVNKHITTRVGDKVLEVLGEEDEFIPCLHSIGAPLKKGEKDGSWPCAPIEQKYISHFPDENLIWSYGSGYGGNALLGKKCLALRIASTMARREGWMAEHMLILRFTNPEGKRFHIAAAFPSACGKTNLAMLQPTVPGWKCECIGDDIAWMKIAPSGRLHGINPEAGFFGVAPGTSYKTNPMAMESLKENCIYTNCVLTDDGDVWWEEMGVDCHHGIDWKGRKWTPESGEKGAHPNARFTAPASQCPAICPDWEDPAGVPIDIFIFGGRRSRVAPLVLESFDWDHGVYLGASLSSEPTAAAIDVKAKLRRDPFAMLPFCGYHMGDYWRHWFDMGDRLGKSAPKIFYVNWFRKAGDGHWLWPGFGDNSRVLKWMCERVEGKAKTVETPIGFMPAEDALDLNGLDIPAEDIRELLCVDKDAWRSEIPDFEKYLIQFGDRLPERMKIQLEKAKKRLA